One segment of Ricinus communis isolate WT05 ecotype wild-type chromosome 8, ASM1957865v1, whole genome shotgun sequence DNA contains the following:
- the LOC8286585 gene encoding importin subunit beta-1 encodes MAMEVTQALLNAQSVDGNVRKHAEESLKQFQEQNLPGFLLSLSGELANDDKPVDSRKLAGLILKNALDAKEQHRKYELVQRWLSLDAAAKSQIKTCLLKTLSSLVSDARSTASQVIAKIAGIELPQKQWPELIGSLLSNIHQLPAHVKQATLETLGYLCEEVSPDVVDQDQVNKILTAVVQGMNASEASIDVRLAATRALYNALGFAQANFSNDMERDYIMRVVCEATLSPEVKMRQAAFECLVSISSIYYEKLVPYMQDIFTITAKAVREDEEPVALQAIEFWSSICDEEIDILEEYRGDFTGDSDIPCFYFIKQALPALVPMLLETLLKQEEDQDQDEGAWNIAMAGGTCLGLVARTVGDDIVPLVMPFIEENITKPDWRQREAATYAFGSILEGPSPDKLIPLVNVALNFMLTALTNDPNNHVKDTTAWTLGRIFEFLHGSTIDTPIITQANCQQIITVLLQSMGDAPNVAEKACGALYFLAQGYEEAGPSSPLTPYFQEIVHALLTVTHREDAGESRLRTAAYETLNEVVRCSTDETAPMVLQLVPVIMTELHKTLEGLKLASDEREKQSELQGLLCGCLQVIIQKLGSSEPTKIVFMQYADQIMGLFLRVFACRNATVHEEAMLAIGALAYATGPDFVKYMSEFYKYLEMGLQNFEEYQVCAVTVGVVGDICRALEDKILPYCDGIMTQLLKDLSSNQLHRSVKPPIFSCFGDIALAIGENVEKYLMYAMPMLQSAAELSAHTAGADDEMIEYTNSLRNGILEAYSGILQGFKNSPKTQLLIPYAPHILQFLDSIYMEKDMDDLVMKTAIGVLGDLADTLGSNAGSLIQQSLSVKDFLNECLSSEDHMIKESAEWAKLAVSRAISI; translated from the exons ATGGCAATGGAGGTTACCCAGGCTCTTTTGAATGCACAATCAGTAGATGGTAATGTGCGGAAGCATGCAGAGGAAagcttaaaacagtttcagGAGCAAAATCTACCTGGTTTTCTGTTATCGCTATCTGGGGAGCTAGCTAATGATGATAAGCCCGTTGACAGCCGAAAACTAGCTGGTTTGATACTGAAGAATGCCTTGGATGCCAAGGaacaacatagaaaatatGAGCTTGTTCAGAGATGGTTGTCATTGGATGCTGCTGCAAAAAGCCAGATAAAGACATGCTTGCTAAAGACTCTCTCTTCTTTGGTATCTGATGCCCGATCAACTGCTTCTCAAGTAATTGCTAAGATTGCTGGCATTGAGCTACCACAGAAACAATGGCCTGAGTTGATAGGATCACTTTTGTCTAATATTCACCAGCTACCTGCTCATGTCAAGCAAGCAACATTAGAGACTCTTGGATATTTGTGTGAGGAAGTCTCTCCTGATGTGGTGGATCAAGATcaagttaataaaattcttactGCTGTAGTTCAAGGTATGAATGCATCTGAAGCTAGCATTGATGTTAGGCTTGCTGCTACCCGAGCACTATATAATGCTCTGGGCTTTGCTCAAGCAAATTTTAGCAATGATATGGAGCGTGATTATATCATGAGGGTTGTATGCGAGGCAACTTTGTCTCCAGAAGTAAAGATGAGGCAAGCAGCTTTTGAATGTTTGGTCTCTATTTCATCAATATACTATGAGAAATTAGTTCCTTATATGCAAGACATCTTTACAATCACAGCAAAGGCTGTGAGGGAAGATGAGGAACCTGTGGCTCTTCAGGCAATTGAGTTTTGGAGTTCAATTTGTGATGAGGAAATAGACATCTTGGAAGAATACCGGGGTGATTTCACAGGGGATTCAGATATCCCTTGCTTTTATTTCATCAAACAGGCTCTCCCTGCTCTTGTCCCCATGTTGTTGGAGACCCTTCTTAAGCAAGAAGAGGATCAGGATCAGGACGAAGGTGCTTGGAACATTGCTATGGCAGGTGGAACATGCCTAGGCTTGGTTGCACGAACTGTGGGAGATGATATTGTTCCACTTGTTATGCCATTCattgaagaaaatattacaaaaccaGATTGGAGGCAGAGGGAGGCAGCCACATATGCGTTTGGCTCAATCTTGGAGGGTCCATCACCTGACAAGTTGATACCTCTTGTTAATGTTGCTTTAAATTTCATGCTTACTGCTTTAACAAATGACCCAAATAATCATGTAAAAGACACCACTGCTTGGACCTTGGGACGAATCTTTGAATTCCTTCATGGATCTACTATTGATACACCCATAATTACTCAAGCGAATTGCCAACAGATCATCACAGTATTGCTTCAGAGCATGGGAGATGCTCCAAATGTGGCTGAAAAGGCATGTGGTGCCCTCTATTTTCTTGCCCAAGGTTATGAGGAGGCAGGTCCATCATCTCCCTTGACACCTTATTTCCAGGAAATTGTGCATGCCCTTCTGACTGTTACTCACAGAGAAGATGCTGGGGAGTCTCGGTTGAGGACTGCTGCTTATGAAACACTGAATGAAGTTGTGAGGTGTTCAACTGATGAAACAGCACCAATGGTATTGCAGCTGGTACCTGTCATTATGACTGAGCTTCACAAGACTCTTGAAGGATTGAAGCTAGCATCTGATGAGAGAGAGAAGCAGAGTGAGTTGCAAGGCCTTCTTTGCGGATGTTTACAAGTCATCATTCAGAAATTAGGTTCATCAGAACCTACAAAGATTGTGTTCATGCAATATGCAGACCAGATAATGGGGCTTTTCTTGAGGGTTTTTGCTTGCAGAAATGCAACTGTTCATGAGGAGGCAATGCTTGCAATTGGAGCCCTTGCCTATGCAACTGGTCCAGATTTTGTGAAATACATGTCAGAGTTTTATAAATACTTGGAAATGGGTCTTCAGAATTTTGAGGAGTACCAAGTTTGTGCTGTTACAGTTGGTGTTGTGGGGGATATCTGCAGGGCATTGGAGGATAAAATTTTGCCATATTGTGATGGGATTATGACACAACTTCTCAAGGATTTATCCAGCAATCAGTTACATCGATCTGTCAAGCCTCCCATATTCTCATGTTTTGGTGACATTGCCTTAGCAATAGGAGAAAATGTTGAGAAGTACTTGATGTACGCCATGCCCATGCTCCAAAGTGCTGCAGAATTGTCTGCCCATACAGCTGGGGCTGATGATGAAATGATTGAATATACGAATTCACTGAGAAATGGAATTTTGGAGGCTTATTCAGGAATTCTTCAAGGGTTTAAGAACTCTCCCAAGACCCAACTCTTGATTCCTTATGCTCCTCACATCCTCCAGTTCCTGGATAGCATCTACATGGAAAAAGACAT GGATGATTTGGTCATGAAAACTGCTATAGGAGTCCTTGGAGATTTAGCAGATACACTGGGAAGTAATGCTGGTTCTTTGATACAACAATCTCTTTCTGTCAAAGACTTTTTAAATGAATGTTTGTCTTCTGAAGATCATATGATTAAGGAATCTGCTGAATGGGCCAAGTTGGCCGTAAGTCGTGCCATTTCTATTTGA
- the LOC8286586 gene encoding molybdopterin biosynthesis protein CNX1 isoform X2, with the protein MEPKLGIGNAKSTMISVEDALSTILKVAQRLQPITVPLHDAFGKVLAEDIRAPDPLPPYPASIKDGYAVVASDGPGEYPVITESRAGNDGLGVTITPGTVAYVTTGGPIPDGADAVVQVEDTEKVEDGLVESKRVRILVKASKGVDIRPVGCDIEKDAVVLKSGERLGASEIGLLATVGVVMVKVYPTPTVAVLSTGDELVEPITTCLSRGQIRDSNRAMLSVAAIQQQCKVVDLGIARDDEEELDKILNKAFSAGIHILLTSGGVSMGDKDFVKPLFEKKGTVNFNKVLMKPGKPLMFAEIDSKSQNNASEKILAFGLPGNPVSCLVCFHLFVVPAIRQLAGWANPYLQRLHARLHQPIKTDPVRPEFHRATIEWKLNDGSGNPGFVAESTGHQMSSRLLSMKSANVLLELPATGSVIPAGTSVPAILISDLSGTAITESGSSLDSASSRHRNTSNKIAIHESEHIEFRVAILTVSDTVAAGAGPDRSGPRAVSVVNSSSEKLGGARVVSTAVVPDDVSKIKDVLRRWSDIDGMDLILTLGGTGFTPRDVTPEATKEVIQKETPGLLYAMMQESLKVTPFAMLSRSAAGIRGSTLIINMPGNPNAAAECMEALLPALKHALKQIKGDKREKHPRHIPHAQAATVDTWERSYKLASRVSPEPSCSCSH; encoded by the exons ATGGAGCCCAAACTCGGCATTGGCAATGCAAAAAGTACGATGATATCAGTAGAGGATGCTCTTTCAACGATTCTTAAAGTGGCTCAGCGTTTGCAACCAATCACAGTGCCACTTCACGATGCTTTTGGCAAAGTCTTGGCTGAGGATATTCGTGCTCCTGATCCTTTACCTCCCTACCCAGCTTCAATCAAg GATGGTTATGCAGTAGTTGCTTCAGATGGGCCTGGTGAATATCCTGTAATTACTGAATCAAGAGCTGGAAATGATGGTCTTGGTGTTACTATTACTCCTGGGACTGTTGCTTATGTAACAACTGGAG GTCCGATACCTGATGGTGCTGATGCAGTTGTTCAGGTTGAGGATACTGAAAAAGTTGAGGATGGTTTAGTTGAATCAAAACGAGTACGAATACTGGTGAAAGCTAGCAAAGGTGTTGATATTCGTCCTGTG GGATGTGACATTGAGAAAGATGCTGTGGTACTGAAATCTGGAGAAAGATTAGGTGCTTCAGAAATTGGTCTGCTTGCTACTGTTGGTGTTGTAATGGTGAAG GTATATCCTACGCCTACAGTTGCTGTGCTTTCCACTGGAGATGAACTTGTGGAGCCAATAACTACTTGTCTTAGTCGTGGCCAG ATTAGAGACTCCAACCGTGCTATGTTATCTGTAGCTGCAATACAGCAGCAATGCAAGGTTGTTGATCTTGGAATTGCTAGAGATGATGAGGAAGAACTTGACAAGATACTGAATAAAGCCTTTTCTGCTGGAATTCATATTCTTCTTACTTCAGGGGGTGTTTCCATGGGTGACAAGGATTTTGTTAAACCATTGTTTGAAAAGAAAGGGACAGTAAACTTCAACAAG GTTCTCATGAAACCAGGAAAACCTTTGATGTTTGCAGAGATTGATTCAAAATCGCAGAACAATGCATCAGAAAAAATACTTGCTTTTGGTTTACCTGGAAATCCAGTGAGCTGTCTAGTCTGTTTCCATCTCTTTGTAGTCCCTGCCATCCGCCAACTTGCTGGATGGGCAAATCCTTATCTTCAGAG atTGCATGCTCGCCTTCATCAGCCCATAAAGACAGATCCAGTCCGACCAGAATTTCACCGTGCCACTATTGAATGGAAGCTTAATGATGGATCAGGCAATCCTGG ATTTGTTGCCGAGAGCACTGGTCATCAGATGAGCAGCCGGCTTTTAAGTATGAAATCAGCTAATGTTTTGTTGGAGTTGCCAGCAACAGGCAGTGTAATTCCTGCTGGAACCTCTGTCCCTGCCATCTTAATTTCTGATTTAAGCGGTACTGCTATTACTGAGAGTGGCTCATCTTTGGATTCAGCTTCCTCAAGACACAGAAACACATCTAACAAGATAGCTATACATGAGTCTGAGCATATTGAGTTCAGGGTAGCTATTCTAACAGTCAGTGATACTGTTGCAGCTGGGGCTGGCCCTGATCGAAG CGGACCTAGAGcagtatcagttgtaaattcaTCATCAGAAAAGTTAGGAGGAGCAAGAGTAGTTTCAACAGCTGTTGTCCCAGATGACGTAAGCAAAATCAAAGATGTTCTGCGGAGATGGAGTGATATTGATGGAATGGATCTTATCCTTACCTTAG GTGGCACTGGCTTCACCCCTAGAGATGTGACTCCTGAAGCAACCAAGGAGGTGATTCAAAAGGAAACACCTGGCCTTTTATATGCCATGATGCAAGAGAGTCTAAAG GTGACACCATTTGCTATGCTGTCTCGCTCTGCAGCAGGAATAAGAGGGTCAACATTG ATTATCAATATGCCTGGCAATCCTAATGCGGCTGCTGAATGTATGGAAGCTCTGCTGCCTGCTCTTAAGCATGCACTGAAGCAGATTAAAGGAGACAAGAGAGAGAAACATCCTCGTCATATTCCTCATGCACAAGCAGCAACTGTGGATACATGGGAACGCAGCTATAAGTTGGCCTCTCGCGTCTCCCCTGAaccttcttgttcttgttctcATTGA
- the LOC8286586 gene encoding molybdopterin biosynthesis protein CNX1 isoform X1, translated as MEPKLGIGNAKSTMISVEDALSTILKVAQRLQPITVPLHDAFGKVLAEDIRAPDPLPPYPASIKDGYAVVASDGPGEYPVITESRAGNDGLGVTITPGTVAYVTTGGPIPDGADAVVQVEDTEKVEDGLVESKRVRILVKASKGVDIRPVFRSLCLQGCDIEKDAVVLKSGERLGASEIGLLATVGVVMVKVYPTPTVAVLSTGDELVEPITTCLSRGQIRDSNRAMLSVAAIQQQCKVVDLGIARDDEEELDKILNKAFSAGIHILLTSGGVSMGDKDFVKPLFEKKGTVNFNKVLMKPGKPLMFAEIDSKSQNNASEKILAFGLPGNPVSCLVCFHLFVVPAIRQLAGWANPYLQRLHARLHQPIKTDPVRPEFHRATIEWKLNDGSGNPGFVAESTGHQMSSRLLSMKSANVLLELPATGSVIPAGTSVPAILISDLSGTAITESGSSLDSASSRHRNTSNKIAIHESEHIEFRVAILTVSDTVAAGAGPDRSGPRAVSVVNSSSEKLGGARVVSTAVVPDDVSKIKDVLRRWSDIDGMDLILTLGGTGFTPRDVTPEATKEVIQKETPGLLYAMMQESLKVTPFAMLSRSAAGIRGSTLIINMPGNPNAAAECMEALLPALKHALKQIKGDKREKHPRHIPHAQAATVDTWERSYKLASRVSPEPSCSCSH; from the exons ATGGAGCCCAAACTCGGCATTGGCAATGCAAAAAGTACGATGATATCAGTAGAGGATGCTCTTTCAACGATTCTTAAAGTGGCTCAGCGTTTGCAACCAATCACAGTGCCACTTCACGATGCTTTTGGCAAAGTCTTGGCTGAGGATATTCGTGCTCCTGATCCTTTACCTCCCTACCCAGCTTCAATCAAg GATGGTTATGCAGTAGTTGCTTCAGATGGGCCTGGTGAATATCCTGTAATTACTGAATCAAGAGCTGGAAATGATGGTCTTGGTGTTACTATTACTCCTGGGACTGTTGCTTATGTAACAACTGGAG GTCCGATACCTGATGGTGCTGATGCAGTTGTTCAGGTTGAGGATACTGAAAAAGTTGAGGATGGTTTAGTTGAATCAAAACGAGTACGAATACTGGTGAAAGCTAGCAAAGGTGTTGATATTCGTCCTGTG TTCAGAAGTCTTTGTCTCCAGGGATGTGACATTGAGAAAGATGCTGTGGTACTGAAATCTGGAGAAAGATTAGGTGCTTCAGAAATTGGTCTGCTTGCTACTGTTGGTGTTGTAATGGTGAAG GTATATCCTACGCCTACAGTTGCTGTGCTTTCCACTGGAGATGAACTTGTGGAGCCAATAACTACTTGTCTTAGTCGTGGCCAG ATTAGAGACTCCAACCGTGCTATGTTATCTGTAGCTGCAATACAGCAGCAATGCAAGGTTGTTGATCTTGGAATTGCTAGAGATGATGAGGAAGAACTTGACAAGATACTGAATAAAGCCTTTTCTGCTGGAATTCATATTCTTCTTACTTCAGGGGGTGTTTCCATGGGTGACAAGGATTTTGTTAAACCATTGTTTGAAAAGAAAGGGACAGTAAACTTCAACAAG GTTCTCATGAAACCAGGAAAACCTTTGATGTTTGCAGAGATTGATTCAAAATCGCAGAACAATGCATCAGAAAAAATACTTGCTTTTGGTTTACCTGGAAATCCAGTGAGCTGTCTAGTCTGTTTCCATCTCTTTGTAGTCCCTGCCATCCGCCAACTTGCTGGATGGGCAAATCCTTATCTTCAGAG atTGCATGCTCGCCTTCATCAGCCCATAAAGACAGATCCAGTCCGACCAGAATTTCACCGTGCCACTATTGAATGGAAGCTTAATGATGGATCAGGCAATCCTGG ATTTGTTGCCGAGAGCACTGGTCATCAGATGAGCAGCCGGCTTTTAAGTATGAAATCAGCTAATGTTTTGTTGGAGTTGCCAGCAACAGGCAGTGTAATTCCTGCTGGAACCTCTGTCCCTGCCATCTTAATTTCTGATTTAAGCGGTACTGCTATTACTGAGAGTGGCTCATCTTTGGATTCAGCTTCCTCAAGACACAGAAACACATCTAACAAGATAGCTATACATGAGTCTGAGCATATTGAGTTCAGGGTAGCTATTCTAACAGTCAGTGATACTGTTGCAGCTGGGGCTGGCCCTGATCGAAG CGGACCTAGAGcagtatcagttgtaaattcaTCATCAGAAAAGTTAGGAGGAGCAAGAGTAGTTTCAACAGCTGTTGTCCCAGATGACGTAAGCAAAATCAAAGATGTTCTGCGGAGATGGAGTGATATTGATGGAATGGATCTTATCCTTACCTTAG GTGGCACTGGCTTCACCCCTAGAGATGTGACTCCTGAAGCAACCAAGGAGGTGATTCAAAAGGAAACACCTGGCCTTTTATATGCCATGATGCAAGAGAGTCTAAAG GTGACACCATTTGCTATGCTGTCTCGCTCTGCAGCAGGAATAAGAGGGTCAACATTG ATTATCAATATGCCTGGCAATCCTAATGCGGCTGCTGAATGTATGGAAGCTCTGCTGCCTGCTCTTAAGCATGCACTGAAGCAGATTAAAGGAGACAAGAGAGAGAAACATCCTCGTCATATTCCTCATGCACAAGCAGCAACTGTGGATACATGGGAACGCAGCTATAAGTTGGCCTCTCGCGTCTCCCCTGAaccttcttgttcttgttctcATTGA